GCCCTCGAAGGTCGGCGCCGAAAGATTCGCGTGACGCCGGCCGTCCACGTTGCACGGCGTGCTTTCCAGCGCCGCGATTTCCGCCGTGCCGTCGGCGTTCTGGTTGCGGATCAGGTCGCGGCGGAAGAAGTCGTCCCGCGATCCCGCGATCAGCACGAGGCGCGACTGCACCGCTTCGGTCAGGGCACGGCACATGGCGACCGCCGGCTCCAGATGGCTGCCGTAGCCGCGATGCATTCCCGTCTTACGGACATCCCGGTCATAGACCATCGCCATATAGCTCGGCACCCCCATGTCGGTGGTGACGTCGAACAGCAACGGACAGATGCCGGCTTCATCGAAACGGCGCAGCAGATCGAGGACGGAGGGCGCGTCGATGGTCGACAGGTCCACCCGCGGCATCGGAATGCGCAGCGCGTCGCTGGCATAGCGCCAGCACGCCACCGAGTCGCGCTCGATCACCTCGTAGAGGCCGGCGGCGATCGCCTCAAGGATGTGGTTGCCGCTGGCCAGTCCGTTGGTCCCCATCGCATAGAAGCTGCGCAGGCCGGGCCGGGCGACCGGATTGCTGTAGAGGCCGACGGAGGTCCACGGCGCGGCGACCGGGCGTCCGTTCATCAGATCCCAGCCCCAGGTCCAGAATTCCGGATTGTCGGGACGGAAAGCTCCGCCCTTGGTGCCGGGGATCCGATCGAGCGGAATGCGCCCGTCGGCGGGCAGCTGGTTCCAGCTGACCTCCAGATAAGGAAGCTGCAACGTCTCGGCGTGGTAGAACTCGATCGCCTCCATCGCAGCCGACACGGTGGCGGCGGCAAGGCTGAAGCCCTTGCCGGCACTGCCCGACAAGGTGGGGCTGTTGGGCC
The Azospirillum sp. TSA2s DNA segment above includes these coding regions:
- a CDS encoding YcaO-like family protein translates to MPVNASFDQSRPASPPPAALQPGVTPAPNGAAPFGIRLGDTVHNAAKRFFLGTHRTATPEETLVRISPHFARCGITRLADVTGLDRLGIHTVLGHRPNSPTLSGSAGKGFSLAAATVSAAMEAIEFYHAETLQLPYLEVSWNQLPADGRIPLDRIPGTKGGAFRPDNPEFWTWGWDLMNGRPVAAPWTSVGLYSNPVARPGLRSFYAMGTNGLASGNHILEAIAAGLYEVIERDSVACWRYASDALRIPMPRVDLSTIDAPSVLDLLRRFDEAGICPLLFDVTTDMGVPSYMAMVYDRDVRKTGMHRGYGSHLEPAVAMCRALTEAVQSRLVLIAGSRDDFFRRDLIRNQNADGTAEIAALESTPCNVDGRRHANLSAPTFEGDIALLLEVLRRSGIEQALVFDLTQPEIGIPVVRVVVPGLEGYLFDFYTPGARPLAFAKALQAQAGLLGAVA